A window of the Streptomyces albireticuli genome harbors these coding sequences:
- a CDS encoding sensor histidine kinase, producing the protein MRLGTGPVQRRLVDVVIAVTMTALTITFALQYHPGAPWPPFDAWAIALSAVTGLPLAFRRAAPRTVLAVSCAGLVLYSAGGYQPSANVWPPMLAFFTVATELPTRQVLPGALLTACVWEYAGLSAHVLSVVVATAQTVLVLGLAWAFGAGARRLAERNGQLRVLTRRLQLEQAARARHEVTEERMRIARELHDVVAHHLSVIAIQSGLARYVFDTEPDTARTAVGTVADTARQSLEEMRGLLQVLRLPPADGNGPEAPVAPPEGSTPGLSDLPELVERVRAAGVDADLSVTGVARPLPPGGDLSTYRIVQEALTNVLKHAPAARATVALHYARDLLVVRVDDDGGGSGAERLPGGGQGLLGMRERAKLYGGTFAAGPRRQGGYEVLLTLPLPAPPAGAYRADTGTGRPRAGTDPAGTGRGGGEETGP; encoded by the coding sequence ATGCGCTTAGGGACAGGGCCGGTCCAACGGCGTCTCGTCGACGTGGTCATCGCCGTCACCATGACGGCTCTGACGATCACCTTCGCGCTCCAGTACCACCCCGGCGCCCCATGGCCCCCTTTCGACGCGTGGGCGATCGCGCTGAGCGCGGTGACGGGCCTGCCCCTGGCCTTCCGCCGCGCCGCGCCCCGTACGGTCCTGGCCGTCTCCTGCGCGGGGCTGGTCCTCTACTCCGCCGGCGGCTACCAGCCCTCGGCCAATGTGTGGCCGCCCATGCTGGCCTTCTTCACCGTCGCCACCGAACTGCCGACCCGTCAGGTCCTGCCCGGGGCGCTGCTGACCGCCTGCGTGTGGGAGTACGCAGGGCTCTCCGCCCACGTCCTCTCCGTCGTCGTGGCCACCGCGCAGACGGTGCTGGTCCTCGGCCTGGCCTGGGCCTTCGGCGCAGGCGCGCGCCGGCTGGCCGAGCGCAACGGCCAGCTGCGCGTCCTCACCCGCCGCCTCCAGCTCGAACAGGCCGCCCGGGCCCGCCACGAGGTGACCGAGGAGCGCATGCGCATCGCGCGCGAACTCCACGACGTCGTCGCCCACCACCTGTCCGTGATCGCCATCCAGAGCGGCCTCGCCCGCTACGTGTTCGACACCGAGCCCGACACCGCCCGCACGGCCGTGGGCACCGTGGCCGACACCGCCCGGCAGTCCCTGGAGGAGATGCGCGGCCTCCTCCAGGTCCTGCGCCTGCCGCCCGCCGACGGCAACGGCCCGGAGGCCCCCGTGGCACCACCGGAGGGCTCGACGCCCGGCCTGTCGGACCTGCCCGAGCTGGTGGAGCGGGTGCGCGCGGCGGGTGTCGACGCGGACCTCTCCGTCACCGGCGTCGCCCGCCCCTTGCCGCCCGGCGGCGACCTGTCCACGTACCGGATCGTCCAGGAGGCGCTGACCAACGTCCTCAAGCACGCCCCCGCCGCCCGCGCGACCGTGGCGCTGCACTACGCCAGGGACCTGCTCGTCGTCCGCGTCGACGACGACGGAGGCGGGTCCGGCGCGGAACGGCTGCCCGGTGGCGGCCAGGGATTGCTGGGGATGCGGGAGCGCGCCAAGCTGTACGGCGGTACGTTCGCCGCGGGGCCGCGGCGGCAAGGGGGGTACGAGGTGCTGCTGACACTGCCGCTGCCGGCCCCGCCGGCCGGTGCGTACCGCGCGGACACCGGTACCGGACGGCCGCGCGCGGGAACGGACCCGGCCGGCACCGGGCGGGGCGGGGGAGAGGAAACAGGGCCATGA
- a CDS encoding response regulator translates to MTQRRTRVLVVDDEILIRAGLAALLRATPDLEVCGQAESGEEAVAMAAEHRPDVVLMDIRLRGADGVTATGRILAEAPDPRPRILILTTYDLDEYVYAALRAGAGGFLLKDTPPERLFTAIRTVAAGDMLFAPTVTRRLIEAYTTRHSASVASGGVPEGGSEEVAGLLDPLTRRERDILGLVAKGLTNPEIATRLTVSISTVKTHINRIMTKLDLTSRAQAVTLAYESGLIRPAVS, encoded by the coding sequence ATGACCCAGCGGAGGACCCGTGTCCTCGTCGTCGACGACGAGATCCTGATCCGTGCGGGCCTGGCCGCCCTGCTGCGGGCCACACCCGACCTGGAGGTGTGCGGGCAGGCCGAGAGCGGCGAGGAGGCCGTGGCCATGGCCGCCGAACACCGCCCCGACGTCGTCCTCATGGACATCCGGCTGCGCGGCGCCGACGGCGTCACCGCCACCGGACGGATCCTCGCCGAGGCGCCCGACCCCCGCCCCCGCATCCTCATCCTGACCACCTACGACCTCGACGAGTACGTCTACGCGGCGCTGCGGGCCGGTGCCGGCGGCTTCCTGCTGAAGGACACCCCGCCGGAGAGGCTGTTCACCGCGATCCGCACGGTCGCGGCGGGCGACATGCTGTTCGCGCCGACGGTGACGCGGCGGCTCATCGAGGCCTACACCACGCGGCATTCGGCGTCGGTGGCCTCCGGGGGCGTCCCCGAAGGCGGCTCCGAGGAGGTGGCGGGTCTGCTGGATCCGCTGACGCGGCGCGAGCGGGACATCCTGGGGCTGGTGGCGAAGGGGCTGACGAACCCGGAGATCGCGACGCGGCTGACCGTCAGCATCTCCACGGTCAAGACGCACATCAACCGGATCATGACGAAGCTGGATCTGACGAGTCGGGCGCAGGCGGTGACGCTGGCGTACGAGTCGGGGTTGATCAGGCCTGCGGTGTCGTGA
- a CDS encoding S10 family serine carboxypeptidase-like protein, translated as MPHDDLVTSIPANIPNTLSIDFHTKDTRKARSYSGYAHIDSTENPGTENHLFYWFFESQTCNPHVAAADQQALITSTPLLIWLNGGPGASSLLGLFLENGPLSIGDDAAGTVSVTSNTWNQEAHVIYWDQPLGTGYSYSDAGEQVKDEKALARMFWEGLQKFFAMHPEYLRCPLYVCGESYAGKYVPAIALEIDERNRRHEGEHLDLQGISVGNGWIKPELSLRVLIDYAYTTGFLGISQKESLYEDYAVFQATLGERKMKRATKLGNDLVAKVLAYGGNFDLYDVRRWDDLPMGALRAYLDSEAVKKALHVHTDVTWQCADNDGPVAEALVKDNMADASHLYTELADKGCKTLLYTGNFDTACGYQSTEEILDDLMRRKGAQEHAEWRNAPRLIWTQAQGNPKGFVRRHGTLTQVSIPDSGHQVPAFQPQVCREMLYNWLFDRPFPGYDPQQPLKPVNGDAGPRKG; from the coding sequence ATGCCCCACGACGACCTCGTCACCTCGATCCCGGCGAACATCCCCAACACCCTGAGCATCGACTTCCACACCAAGGACACCAGGAAGGCGCGTTCCTACTCCGGATACGCGCACATCGACAGCACGGAGAACCCGGGGACCGAGAACCACCTCTTCTACTGGTTCTTCGAGAGCCAGACCTGCAACCCCCATGTCGCGGCCGCGGACCAGCAGGCGCTCATCACCAGCACGCCGCTGCTGATCTGGCTCAACGGAGGGCCCGGCGCCTCCTCGCTGCTGGGGCTGTTCCTGGAGAACGGTCCGCTGTCCATCGGCGACGACGCCGCCGGGACGGTCTCGGTGACCTCCAACACCTGGAACCAGGAAGCGCACGTCATCTACTGGGACCAGCCCCTCGGCACCGGGTACAGCTATTCCGACGCCGGCGAACAGGTCAAGGACGAGAAGGCCCTCGCCCGGATGTTCTGGGAGGGTCTCCAGAAGTTCTTCGCCATGCACCCGGAGTACCTGCGATGTCCGCTGTACGTCTGCGGGGAGAGCTACGCCGGGAAGTACGTACCGGCGATCGCCCTGGAGATCGACGAGCGGAACCGCCGGCACGAGGGGGAGCACCTCGACCTCCAGGGGATCTCCGTCGGCAACGGCTGGATCAAGCCCGAGCTGTCGCTGCGCGTCCTCATCGACTACGCCTACACCACCGGCTTCCTCGGCATCAGCCAGAAGGAGTCCCTGTACGAGGACTACGCCGTCTTCCAGGCCACCCTCGGCGAGCGGAAGATGAAGAGGGCCACCAAGCTCGGCAACGACCTGGTGGCCAAGGTCCTGGCCTACGGCGGGAACTTCGACCTCTACGACGTGCGGCGCTGGGACGACCTGCCCATGGGGGCGCTGCGCGCCTACCTGGACAGCGAGGCCGTGAAGAAGGCCCTGCACGTCCACACGGACGTCACCTGGCAGTGCGCCGACAACGACGGGCCGGTGGCCGAGGCGCTGGTGAAGGACAACATGGCGGACGCCTCCCACCTCTACACCGAGCTCGCCGACAAGGGCTGCAAGACCCTGCTGTACACCGGGAACTTCGACACCGCCTGCGGCTATCAGAGCACCGAGGAGATCCTCGACGACCTGATGCGGCGGAAGGGGGCTCAGGAGCACGCGGAGTGGCGCAACGCCCCCCGGCTGATCTGGACCCAGGCGCAGGGGAACCCGAAGGGTTTCGTCCGCCGGCACGGGACGCTGACGCAGGTCAGCATCCCCGACTCCGGACACCAGGTGCCGGCGTTCCAGCCGCAGGTGTGCCGGGAGATGCTCTACAACTGGCTCTTCGACCGGCCCTTCCCCGGCTACGACCCGCAGCAGCCGCTCAAGCCGGTCAACGGCGACGCCGGCCCGCGCAAGGGGTGA
- a CDS encoding peptidase inhibitor family I36 protein, whose translation MSLRRRTRIGLAAAAAVAGLTTAVVPATAAGTAETSGTAAAAPANCPKLYFCGYPKANYQGTAWKITKCNVYYEIPDGWNSGGSWYNNQSKGTVARMYDKNKKLIYSTPPAASGDPTGNWGPVWYVKAC comes from the coding sequence ATGTCACTGCGCAGGCGCACGAGGATCGGGCTGGCCGCGGCCGCGGCGGTCGCCGGACTGACGACGGCGGTCGTCCCGGCCACGGCGGCCGGCACCGCCGAGACCTCCGGAACGGCGGCCGCGGCTCCCGCCAACTGTCCCAAGCTGTACTTCTGCGGCTACCCCAAGGCCAACTACCAGGGCACGGCATGGAAGATCACCAAGTGCAACGTCTACTACGAGATACCGGACGGCTGGAACAGCGGCGGCTCCTGGTACAACAACCAGAGCAAGGGCACCGTCGCCCGCATGTACGACAAGAACAAGAAGCTCATCTACTCGACCCCGCCGGCGGCCTCCGGCGACCCGACGGGCAACTGGGGACCCGTGTGGTACGTCAAGGCCTGCTGA
- a CDS encoding phosphatidylserine decarboxylase yields the protein MAQNGERFSKDLGEFLKKITLWYETNHEGFRTLYDAAVANVVPYPDDTPEEVRCDWKNKDIRFLCDFFEEWYKWRSGVNDGLDYIEKFSWLNYENDYGMVFVTCGPGYEMTADFTHLQGKQMDEEGPAAQQLIEKWVRELGKKRMGEYKKEEWKTFNDFFVRQLKEPRHIDAEGDDSVVVAPADCVINMIVDELTEDTPIPVKTVTMNVAQLLGNSSYAERFIGGTAVSCILMPDSYHWYHSPVTGDVVEASENLPGVYYGMRDFPGLLDKGNVGYGYDYSMFDDFRRGYLVIRTKYLDAAGKVDGEGYVGMVPVGLNSIASVNFLKKFRGPIEKAVPVKKGEQIGNFKYGGSLNILLFEKGRFPAVQLLQGQRIGVLEDPERTAGMFSHSYLTRSQRRRPLAP from the coding sequence GTGGCGCAGAACGGCGAACGGTTCTCCAAGGACCTCGGCGAGTTCCTCAAGAAGATCACCCTGTGGTACGAGACCAACCACGAGGGTTTCCGGACCCTTTACGACGCGGCGGTCGCGAACGTGGTCCCGTACCCGGACGACACCCCGGAAGAAGTGCGCTGCGACTGGAAGAACAAGGACATCCGGTTCCTGTGCGACTTCTTCGAGGAGTGGTACAAGTGGCGGTCGGGGGTCAACGACGGGCTGGACTACATCGAGAAGTTCAGCTGGCTCAACTACGAGAACGACTACGGCATGGTCTTCGTGACCTGCGGCCCAGGGTACGAGATGACCGCCGACTTCACGCATCTGCAAGGCAAGCAGATGGACGAGGAGGGGCCGGCGGCGCAGCAGCTCATCGAGAAGTGGGTCAGGGAACTCGGCAAGAAGCGCATGGGCGAGTACAAGAAGGAGGAGTGGAAGACCTTCAACGACTTCTTCGTCCGGCAGCTCAAGGAACCCCGGCACATCGACGCCGAGGGCGACGACAGCGTGGTGGTGGCCCCCGCCGACTGCGTCATCAACATGATCGTCGATGAGCTGACCGAGGACACGCCGATCCCGGTCAAGACGGTGACCATGAACGTCGCGCAGCTGCTGGGCAATTCCAGTTACGCCGAGAGGTTCATCGGCGGCACGGCGGTGTCGTGCATCCTGATGCCCGACAGCTACCACTGGTACCACTCCCCGGTGACGGGCGACGTGGTGGAGGCGAGCGAGAACCTCCCGGGCGTGTACTACGGGATGCGGGACTTCCCCGGACTGCTCGACAAGGGCAACGTCGGCTACGGGTACGACTACTCGATGTTCGACGACTTCCGCCGGGGATACCTCGTCATCAGGACCAAGTACCTGGACGCCGCCGGAAAGGTGGACGGCGAGGGGTACGTCGGCATGGTTCCCGTCGGCCTCAACTCGATCGCCTCCGTGAACTTCCTGAAGAAGTTCAGGGGCCCGATCGAGAAGGCGGTCCCGGTGAAGAAGGGGGAGCAGATCGGGAACTTCAAGTACGGCGGGTCGCTGAACATCCTGCTCTTCGAGAAGGGCCGTTTCCCCGCGGTGCAGCTCCTCCAGGGGCAGCGCATCGGTGTCCTGGAGGACCCGGAGCGTACGGCCGGGATGTTCAGCCACTCGTACCTCACGAGGTCCCAGCGCCGCCGCCCCCTGGCCCCCTGA
- a CDS encoding peptidoglycan-binding domain-containing protein — protein sequence MRPRPRPARVPRPGRHHIVAAVLAATALTVTATTTASATPAPVAEWRLCMFLGGHPSVQKGSGGEAVRHLQCILNEVYRFQNVTVNGVFEEVTEASVKTLQRQFGLTGTGVVDAATWTALHP from the coding sequence ATGAGACCGAGACCGAGACCGGCACGGGTGCCGCGACCGGGACGACACCACATCGTGGCGGCGGTCCTCGCCGCCACCGCCCTGACCGTCACCGCCACGACCACCGCTTCCGCCACCCCCGCCCCCGTCGCCGAATGGCGCCTGTGCATGTTCCTGGGCGGCCATCCCTCGGTGCAGAAGGGGAGCGGGGGTGAGGCCGTGCGCCATCTCCAGTGCATCCTCAACGAGGTGTACCGGTTCCAGAACGTCACCGTGAACGGCGTGTTCGAAGAGGTCACCGAGGCGTCCGTGAAGACCCTCCAGAGGCAGTTCGGCCTCACCGGGACCGGCGTCGTCGACGCCGCCACCTGGACCGCCCTGCACCCTTGA
- a CDS encoding alpha/beta hydrolase, whose translation MPHSSRRTYRARRAGRTSRARKWSLAVVAAVVLGVAAWPVLTYFDVFSDKGDPISFGDDKGATAAPANAGTLMPTGPEADLRVETTLGDGTKIARTTLHGAKSGFTGKVWVWAPKEYKDPKYAKSGFPVLVALPGGEGAQQNYWMGTDLKLQSSIAKWSQEGKSLPFIVVMPALNPDKKFYRDGSDIPGHEKMGTWLTEDVPDLVKANFRTIKSRDGWAFMGSSSGGFAGMKAVLKHPDKFKAAIASGPDIVPDSPLWAGHEKEKRENNPQVLAERLADSGKPGVYLAFQVGTAEPASVMSQVKQFRAQYGKGPVHTMLHEIPGGQHDAHTYVPNMEQGGLIQYISKHMQGPTPAS comes from the coding sequence ATGCCCCACTCGTCCCGCAGGACCTACCGAGCGCGCCGCGCCGGCCGTACGTCACGGGCGAGGAAATGGTCCCTCGCGGTGGTCGCCGCGGTGGTCCTGGGCGTGGCCGCCTGGCCGGTCCTCACCTACTTCGACGTCTTCTCCGACAAGGGCGACCCCATCAGCTTCGGGGACGACAAGGGCGCCACCGCGGCGCCCGCGAACGCCGGGACGCTGATGCCGACGGGCCCCGAGGCCGATCTGCGGGTCGAGACCACGCTGGGGGACGGCACCAAGATCGCCAGGACCACGCTGCACGGCGCGAAGTCGGGCTTCACCGGCAAGGTGTGGGTGTGGGCGCCCAAGGAGTACAAGGACCCGAAGTACGCCAAGAGCGGCTTCCCGGTCCTGGTCGCGCTCCCCGGCGGCGAGGGGGCCCAGCAGAACTACTGGATGGGCACCGACCTCAAGCTCCAGTCGAGCATCGCCAAGTGGTCCCAGGAGGGCAAGAGCCTGCCCTTCATCGTGGTGATGCCCGCGCTCAACCCGGACAAGAAGTTCTACCGCGACGGCAGTGACATCCCGGGTCACGAGAAGATGGGCACCTGGCTGACGGAGGACGTCCCGGACCTGGTCAAGGCCAACTTCCGCACCATCAAGTCCCGTGACGGCTGGGCCTTCATGGGCTCGTCCTCGGGCGGCTTCGCCGGCATGAAGGCCGTGCTGAAGCACCCGGACAAGTTCAAGGCCGCCATCGCCTCGGGCCCGGACATCGTGCCGGACTCCCCGCTCTGGGCCGGGCACGAGAAGGAGAAGCGGGAGAACAACCCCCAGGTGCTCGCCGAGCGCCTGGCCGACAGCGGCAAGCCGGGCGTCTACCTCGCCTTCCAGGTCGGCACCGCCGAACCGGCGTCGGTGATGAGCCAGGTCAAGCAGTTCCGCGCGCAGTACGGGAAGGGGCCCGTCCACACGATGCTGCACGAGATACCCGGCGGGCAGCACGACGCCCACACCTACGTGCCGAACATGGAACAGGGCGGTCTCATCCAGTACATCAGCAAGCACATGCAGGGCCCGACGCCCGCGTCCTGA
- a CDS encoding AfsR/SARP family transcriptional regulator → MLIFSVLGALEINVPGQKIEISGELQRTLLQTLLVGEGESVSSEALMRRMWGESMWDVQPNTLYAHISRLRRRLRALEPERTEPRLTVHPSGYRLALGEGELDAAEFVKKINSIEAGKNNSPGDSVRLLREALAMWRGPAFGDAARTPACRRAAARYEAYRLRALELLFGAELENGNHATILAELYETHLAHPLHERYCELLMIAFYRSGRQADALETYRRMWRHLADELGVRPSPQLQRTEQAILSHDPALDHPAVPPDVSARPAPWARCPVLS, encoded by the coding sequence GTGCTGATATTCTCCGTGTTGGGCGCACTGGAAATAAATGTCCCGGGGCAGAAGATCGAGATTTCCGGGGAACTCCAGCGGACACTCCTCCAGACCTTGCTCGTCGGCGAGGGGGAAAGCGTGTCCAGCGAGGCGCTGATGCGGCGGATGTGGGGCGAGTCTATGTGGGACGTCCAGCCCAACACCCTGTACGCCCATATCAGCAGGCTCCGCCGCAGGCTCAGGGCGCTGGAGCCGGAGCGCACGGAGCCGCGGCTGACCGTCCACCCCTCCGGCTACCGGCTCGCCCTCGGCGAGGGCGAGCTCGACGCCGCCGAATTCGTCAAGAAGATCAACAGTATCGAGGCGGGGAAAAACAATTCCCCCGGTGATTCGGTGCGGCTGTTACGGGAAGCGCTCGCCATGTGGCGCGGCCCCGCGTTCGGCGACGCCGCGAGGACCCCGGCGTGCAGAAGGGCCGCCGCGCGTTACGAGGCGTACCGCCTGCGCGCCTTGGAGCTCCTTTTCGGCGCCGAACTGGAGAATGGCAACCACGCCACGATACTGGCCGAGTTGTACGAGACGCATCTTGCCCATCCTTTGCACGAGCGCTATTGCGAACTGCTGATGATCGCCTTCTATCGCTCCGGCCGGCAGGCCGATGCCCTGGAGACCTATCGCCGCATGTGGCGCCATCTCGCGGACGAATTGGGCGTCCGGCCCTCGCCGCAGCTCCAGCGCACGGAACAGGCGATACTCTCGCACGACCCCGCCCTGGACCACCCGGCCGTGCCGCCGGACGTCTCGGCCCGGCCGGCTCCTTGGGCGAGATGTCCGGTGCTCTCGTGA
- a CDS encoding GNAT family N-acetyltransferase gives MHLVIRQARREEIPRLRDIERAAGRLFSEIDMTAIADDEPPSPEVLRQYIDDDRAWVHTDDRDVPVGYVVVDLVDGCAHIEQISVDPAHGRQRIGAGLIEHVGGWAKERGAPALTLTTFTEVAWNGPYYERCGFGPVPDAELTPGLREIREAEAVHGLDRWPRVCMRRAL, from the coding sequence ATGCACCTCGTGATCCGTCAAGCCAGAAGAGAAGAGATCCCGCGTCTGCGGGACATCGAGCGGGCCGCCGGAAGGCTGTTCTCCGAGATCGACATGACAGCGATCGCGGACGACGAGCCGCCGTCCCCGGAAGTGCTCCGGCAGTACATCGACGACGACCGCGCCTGGGTGCACACGGACGACCGGGACGTTCCCGTCGGCTATGTCGTCGTCGACCTCGTCGACGGCTGCGCGCACATCGAGCAGATCTCCGTGGACCCCGCGCACGGCAGGCAGCGCATCGGTGCGGGCCTCATCGAACACGTCGGCGGCTGGGCGAAGGAGCGGGGCGCCCCGGCGCTCACGCTGACCACCTTCACCGAGGTGGCGTGGAACGGCCCGTACTACGAGCGGTGCGGCTTCGGTCCCGTCCCGGACGCGGAGCTCACGCCGGGCCTCCGCGAGATCCGCGAGGCGGAGGCGGTCCACGGCCTGGACCGCTGGCCGCGCGTCTGCATGCGCCGGGCGCTGTAG
- a CDS encoding GNAT family N-acetyltransferase, with amino-acid sequence MKIIDLEPGDPRLISDLFPVLHQLRPHLTEDLLRDVYAEGHAQGLRFTAAYTDDGRCVGASGWRVVVNTSTLRSLYVDDLVTSADARSGGVGHTLLAHLEEHAREAGAHVFVLDSGTHRTDAHRFYLRERMAIAAFHFTKDLKPKG; translated from the coding sequence GTGAAGATCATCGACCTGGAGCCCGGTGACCCCCGGCTCATATCCGACCTGTTCCCCGTCCTCCACCAGCTCCGCCCGCACCTCACCGAGGACCTCCTCCGTGACGTCTACGCCGAGGGCCACGCGCAGGGCCTGAGGTTCACGGCCGCGTACACCGACGACGGCCGGTGCGTCGGTGCCTCCGGCTGGCGCGTCGTCGTCAACACCAGCACGCTGCGCTCGCTGTACGTCGACGACCTGGTGACCTCCGCCGACGCGCGCTCGGGCGGTGTCGGGCACACGCTGCTCGCCCACCTGGAGGAGCACGCCCGTGAGGCGGGCGCCCACGTGTTCGTGCTGGACTCGGGTACCCACCGCACCGACGCGCACCGTTTCTACCTGCGTGAGCGGATGGCCATCGCCGCGTTCCACTTCACCAAGGACCTGAAGCCGAAGGGCTGA
- a CDS encoding RICIN domain-containing protein: MPSLSPTPLVVRSRALVTLLAAAVLLALAPGHTGPARAAPRQEINILSAHSGKCLEVASAAEGEAVRQQRCVGSPRALWYVRASEAGGGTVNIVNAYSGKCLEVENSSPLNGAAIRQGNCEGRPGADFGLADAGNNAWLQPATASPRKCVEVTGSSLEDGAPLRQWDCARQPGAEFIQRSDPVRETTLVNVNSGKCLGIEGRSPDDGAKVVQLTCSGAALDQKWQVGTAAGGAVTLTNVYTGKCLSIEGASTENGARGVQTTCGGGAEQAWLARPQGTGFHTLVNVNSAKLLGIKAVSSDEGAETDQWTDSGTRDQLWQMIPSVTGVVDRLA; encoded by the coding sequence ATGCCGTCACTCTCCCCGACGCCGCTCGTCGTCCGGTCGCGCGCGCTCGTCACGCTCCTGGCCGCCGCGGTGCTGCTCGCCCTCGCGCCTGGGCACACCGGCCCGGCGCGGGCCGCCCCGCGGCAGGAGATCAACATCCTGTCCGCGCACAGCGGCAAGTGCCTGGAGGTCGCCTCCGCGGCGGAGGGCGAGGCCGTGCGGCAGCAGCGCTGCGTCGGCAGCCCCCGGGCCCTCTGGTACGTACGGGCGTCCGAGGCCGGCGGCGGAACCGTCAACATCGTCAACGCCTACAGCGGCAAGTGCCTGGAGGTGGAGAACTCCAGCCCGCTGAACGGCGCCGCGATCCGGCAGGGGAACTGCGAGGGCCGGCCGGGAGCCGACTTCGGCCTGGCGGACGCCGGGAACAACGCCTGGCTCCAGCCGGCGACCGCGTCCCCGCGCAAATGCGTCGAGGTCACCGGCTCCTCCCTGGAGGACGGGGCGCCGCTGCGGCAGTGGGACTGCGCGCGCCAGCCCGGCGCCGAGTTCATCCAGCGGTCCGACCCGGTGCGGGAGACGACGCTCGTCAATGTCAACAGCGGTAAGTGCCTGGGGATCGAGGGGCGGAGCCCGGACGACGGGGCGAAGGTCGTCCAGCTGACCTGCTCCGGCGCGGCCCTGGACCAGAAGTGGCAGGTCGGCACCGCCGCGGGCGGCGCGGTCACGCTGACCAACGTGTACACGGGGAAGTGCCTGTCCATCGAGGGCGCGAGCACCGAGAACGGTGCCCGCGGCGTCCAGACGACCTGTGGCGGCGGCGCCGAACAGGCATGGCTGGCACGGCCGCAGGGCACCGGGTTCCACACCCTGGTCAACGTCAACAGCGCGAAACTCCTGGGCATCAAGGCCGTGAGCTCGGACGAGGGCGCGGAGACGGATCAGTGGACGGACTCCGGCACCAGGGACCAGCTGTGGCAGATGATTCCCTCGGTGACCGGAGTGGTGGACCGATTGGCGTGA
- a CDS encoding PaaI family thioesterase codes for MPDSVPGSTPGSASDPTPAATAGGGSGAPGLADLLAAMPLASHLGVTLDEATPEAARGSLAWSAELCTVGGVLHGGALMTLADAVGAVCAYLNLPAGAGTSTVESKTNFLRAVRSGGVHATARPLHVGGTVVVVQTDLRDDEGRLVGQTTQTQLVLTPKGRP; via the coding sequence ATGCCGGATTCCGTGCCCGGTTCCACACCCGGTTCCGCGTCCGATCCCACGCCCGCGGCCACGGCCGGGGGCGGGTCCGGGGCGCCCGGCCTCGCCGACCTCCTGGCCGCCATGCCGCTCGCGTCGCACCTGGGCGTGACCCTCGACGAGGCGACGCCGGAGGCCGCGCGCGGCAGCCTCGCCTGGTCCGCCGAGCTGTGCACCGTCGGCGGCGTCCTGCACGGCGGTGCCCTGATGACCCTGGCGGACGCCGTCGGCGCGGTGTGCGCCTACCTCAACCTCCCCGCGGGAGCGGGCACATCGACGGTGGAGTCCAAGACCAACTTCCTGCGCGCGGTCCGCTCGGGTGGCGTGCACGCCACCGCCCGCCCGCTGCACGTCGGCGGGACCGTCGTGGTGGTGCAGACCGACCTGCGGGACGACGAGGGCCGGCTCGTCGGACAGACCACGCAGACCCAGCTCGTCCTGACGCCGAAGGGCCGGCCCTGA